One stretch of Halobacillus litoralis DNA includes these proteins:
- a CDS encoding AbgT family transporter — translation MIPYSAAFLLGWLLLLPVWVLLGIPLGPGEPILY, via the coding sequence ATGATTCCTTATTCCGCTGCCTTCTTGCTTGGCTGGTTGCTGCTGTTGCCCGTTTGGGTGCTTTTAGGAATCCCTTTAGGACCTGGCGAACCGATTCTATACTAA
- a CDS encoding NUDIX hydrolase, with translation MKKRSILQNLSVIQKSILSPTANARCTPLADLLFKKRFGTENNDGYKKNKRLAVRGIIFREGKILMVKSNLGDYKLPGGGVDEGEKDEEALIREIQEETGFKNCQVKQYAGVVVESHLDAYVREAVFEMTSRYYFCKWSGEKGEQKLDSYEEDQEFTPVWVSVEEAISNNEKTLDFTKKNSWIQRENYVLKQLLNSMQTS, from the coding sequence ATGAAGAAGCGATCGATCTTGCAAAATCTGTCGGTTATACAGAAGTCCATACTTTCTCCAACCGCAAACGCCAGGTGCACCCCATTGGCTGACCTCCTTTTCAAAAAACGGTTCGGAACCGAAAATAATGATGGTTACAAAAAAAACAAACGGCTCGCAGTCAGAGGGATTATTTTTAGGGAAGGAAAAATCCTGATGGTGAAGTCCAACCTGGGGGATTATAAACTGCCTGGGGGCGGCGTCGATGAGGGCGAGAAAGACGAGGAAGCTCTCATCAGAGAAATCCAAGAAGAAACAGGCTTCAAAAACTGCCAGGTCAAACAATATGCCGGCGTGGTTGTAGAAAGCCACCTCGACGCGTATGTCAGAGAGGCGGTTTTCGAAATGACCTCCCGATATTATTTTTGTAAGTGGTCGGGAGAAAAAGGCGAACAAAAGCTGGACTCATATGAAGAAGACCAGGAATTCACACCTGTCTGGGTAAGCGTTGAGGAAGCCATTTCCAATAATGAAAAAACACTGGATTTCACAAAGAAAAATTCATGGATCCAAAGAGAAAATTACGTCTTGAAGCAATTACTGAATTCCATGCAGACTTCCTGA
- a CDS encoding histidinol-phosphatase HisJ family protein, translating to MRTDYHVHMAETGNLDVDYLRTYITKAKEEGIEELGISEHAYFFQETRDILSNPWVENRRTLDFETYQKMFDEAARAELPIKMGIEMDYMPGKEKEMETFISSHPFDYVIGSVHWIDDWGIDLAIYRDEYEKRDLKDVYQQYFDRVVTLAESGLFDFVGHIDVIKVFGYRPDDEEFLKEQYKRAAKALAKTDTCIEISTAGLRKPVGELYPDPTLLQMCKDEGVGIVLCSDAHKPDHIGYRYEEAIDLAKSVGYTEVHTFSNRKRQVHPIG from the coding sequence ATGCGCACCGATTACCACGTCCATATGGCGGAAACAGGAAACCTTGATGTCGACTATCTACGAACCTACATAACTAAAGCCAAAGAAGAAGGAATTGAAGAATTAGGCATATCTGAACATGCTTATTTCTTTCAGGAAACACGTGACATCCTCTCTAACCCTTGGGTAGAAAACCGTCGTACGCTTGATTTTGAAACCTACCAGAAGATGTTTGATGAAGCAGCTAGAGCAGAACTTCCAATCAAGATGGGCATTGAAATGGATTACATGCCAGGAAAAGAAAAAGAGATGGAAACCTTTATTTCTTCCCATCCTTTCGATTACGTGATCGGCTCAGTACACTGGATTGATGATTGGGGCATCGATCTTGCCATTTACCGGGATGAATATGAAAAACGGGATTTAAAAGACGTTTATCAGCAATACTTTGACCGTGTCGTCACCCTAGCAGAGTCAGGTCTTTTTGATTTTGTAGGCCATATCGATGTGATCAAAGTATTCGGCTACCGGCCAGATGACGAAGAATTTTTGAAAGAACAATACAAACGGGCAGCGAAAGCCCTTGCAAAAACCGACACTTGCATTGAAATTAGTACGGCAGGCTTGCGAAAGCCCGTCGGAGAACTCTATCCAGATCCGACGCTTCTACAAATGTGTAAAGATGAAGGTGTTGGAATCGTTCTCTGTTCAGATGCCCACAAACCGGATCATATCGGGTACCGCTATGAAGAAGCGATCGATCTTGCAAAATCTGTCGGTTATACAGAAGTCCATACTTTCTCCAACCGCAAACGCCAGGTGCACCCCATTGGCTGA
- the rplI gene encoding 50S ribosomal protein L9 — MKVIFKADVKGKGKKGEIKEVNDGYARNYLLKNNLAVEATKGNVQAQKAKDAKVEQQAQEEVEEAKRLKDQLANLEVKLVAKSGDNGRLFGSITSKQIAEQLKKSHDIKIDKRKIELDDPIRTLGYTNVPVKLHPEVTGTIKVHVEEK, encoded by the coding sequence ATGAAAGTAATTTTTAAAGCGGATGTTAAAGGGAAAGGCAAAAAAGGCGAAATCAAAGAAGTGAACGATGGATACGCACGCAACTACCTCCTTAAAAACAATTTGGCGGTAGAAGCGACGAAGGGGAACGTTCAGGCCCAAAAAGCCAAAGATGCCAAAGTTGAGCAGCAAGCACAGGAAGAAGTCGAAGAAGCGAAGCGACTGAAAGACCAACTGGCCAACTTGGAAGTGAAGCTTGTGGCGAAATCCGGAGATAACGGGCGCCTGTTCGGCTCCATTACGAGTAAGCAAATTGCCGAGCAGCTGAAGAAATCCCACGATATTAAAATCGATAAACGTAAAATCGAGCTTGATGATCCGATCCGGACGTTGGGCTACACAAATGTTCCTGTGAAACTTCACCCAGAAGTAACAGGTACGATCAAAGTCCATGTCGAGGAAAAGTAA
- a CDS encoding pyridoxal-phosphate-dependent aminotransferase family protein, protein MKREWDLLHTPGPTPVPPSVERSMNQPMIGHRGGKAKELINAIAPKLKPVFGTSGEVLIVTGSGTSSLEASVVNTTKPGDKVIVVVAGAFGDRFAQICETYELDVVRIEIPWGKAVEVSQVEETLHKHPDTKAVFLTHCETSTGVMHPVEKVAEGVKNLSSALVIVDGVSSIGGAEVKMDQSGIDILVSGSQKAMMLPAGLAFLAVGAQAWSVIEENPRPRFYLDLRKYRQQLVGGQTPFTPALSLLFGLQQVLQMLEEEGLDRVFERHQTMKEMTREACRALNLPLLVSDEDASSTVTSIRPETFEAEQLRKVANEEFGLILAGGQKHMKGEIFRIGHMGYSRPANVLQYIGILEIVLKRLGHEFEPGAGVAAAQAAYLERTREE, encoded by the coding sequence ATGAAACGTGAATGGGATTTATTGCACACCCCCGGCCCCACTCCGGTTCCACCGAGTGTCGAACGTAGCATGAATCAACCGATGATCGGCCACCGTGGTGGGAAGGCCAAAGAATTAATTAATGCTATTGCTCCTAAACTGAAGCCGGTGTTCGGTACATCGGGAGAGGTGCTTATCGTTACAGGGAGTGGAACGTCTTCTTTGGAGGCATCTGTTGTAAACACAACCAAGCCCGGAGATAAAGTGATCGTCGTGGTCGCCGGAGCCTTCGGTGATCGTTTTGCACAGATCTGTGAGACGTATGAATTAGATGTGGTACGCATAGAGATTCCATGGGGAAAAGCGGTTGAGGTCTCTCAAGTGGAAGAAACGCTTCATAAACACCCAGATACGAAGGCTGTATTCCTTACACATTGTGAAACATCGACAGGGGTCATGCATCCCGTTGAAAAGGTAGCTGAGGGTGTGAAGAACTTGAGTTCAGCTCTTGTCATCGTTGATGGGGTATCTTCTATTGGAGGCGCCGAAGTGAAGATGGATCAGTCTGGAATCGATATCTTAGTTTCGGGTTCGCAAAAAGCGATGATGCTTCCTGCGGGTCTCGCGTTTTTGGCTGTCGGAGCGCAAGCCTGGTCAGTCATTGAAGAAAATCCGCGCCCTCGTTTTTACTTGGATTTACGAAAATACCGTCAACAACTTGTAGGGGGCCAAACCCCATTCACACCTGCTCTTTCCCTTCTTTTCGGTCTTCAACAGGTCCTGCAAATGTTAGAAGAGGAAGGCTTAGATCGGGTTTTTGAACGTCATCAAACGATGAAGGAAATGACACGCGAGGCTTGCCGTGCCTTGAACCTCCCTCTGTTGGTTTCTGATGAAGATGCTTCATCGACTGTAACGTCGATCCGCCCGGAAACTTTTGAGGCTGAACAACTGAGAAAAGTGGCGAATGAAGAATTCGGCCTTATTTTAGCAGGCGGACAGAAGCATATGAAGGGCGAAATTTTCAGAATTGGACACATGGGATACTCCCGTCCTGCCAATGTTCTTCAATATATAGGGATTCTTGAGATTGTCTTAAAACGTTTAGGTCATGAATTCGAGCCAGGTGCGGGTGTCGCAGCTGCACAAGCCGCTTATTTGGAACGTACAAGGGAGGAATAG
- a CDS encoding YybS family protein has translation MNDTKRLTEGALMTGLYLLLLLVIIFMPGPVGSILLLILPVPFVFYSYRYGWKPGVLMFIGSLIFTLLFATVFSLPITLLAGFGGLALGGAMYAKRSSYETLAIGSVGFSIGLLAIFLLTQLFLGVNWMEELRNSMNQAFSTLESLFSGMMQGEEVQQDIDDFRELIDFIPDIVPSVLAMAGVFMAFISQWATYKLINRIENQSMRFPDFKNFKLPTSVLWYYFVAMILNYVTMDGNDLIYLAAVNVFILTGTLIVLQGFSFVFFYAWKKKWSKAIPILVVVFSILLPQIVMYLVRIIGIIDIGFPMRERVEEKKE, from the coding sequence ATGAATGACACAAAGAGGTTGACGGAAGGGGCTTTAATGACCGGCCTATATCTGCTATTGTTATTGGTAATAATTTTTATGCCAGGACCAGTTGGGTCGATTTTATTACTCATTTTACCTGTCCCTTTCGTTTTCTATAGTTACCGGTACGGTTGGAAGCCAGGCGTACTGATGTTTATCGGATCTTTGATCTTCACTTTGCTGTTTGCCACGGTTTTCTCTCTTCCTATAACTTTACTGGCAGGATTCGGAGGCCTTGCTCTCGGAGGAGCGATGTATGCAAAACGTTCTTCTTATGAAACGCTTGCCATTGGATCCGTTGGTTTTAGTATTGGACTTTTAGCCATATTCCTCCTGACACAACTGTTCCTCGGGGTCAATTGGATGGAAGAATTGAGAAACAGCATGAATCAAGCATTTAGTACTTTAGAAAGTTTATTCTCCGGGATGATGCAGGGAGAAGAGGTTCAGCAGGATATAGATGATTTTCGTGAATTGATCGATTTCATTCCCGATATCGTTCCAAGTGTATTGGCGATGGCAGGGGTTTTCATGGCCTTTATAAGCCAATGGGCGACTTACAAACTAATCAATCGTATCGAAAATCAGTCTATGAGATTTCCTGATTTTAAGAACTTCAAGCTGCCGACATCCGTCCTATGGTATTACTTTGTGGCAATGATCTTAAATTATGTCACGATGGACGGAAATGATCTGATTTACTTAGCTGCCGTTAATGTATTCATTTTGACGGGGACACTGATCGTACTGCAGGGATTCTCTTTCGTCTTTTTCTATGCTTGGAAGAAAAAGTGGTCAAAAGCCATACCGATTCTTGTGGTTGTATTTTCCATACTTCTTCCACAAATCGTCATGTATCTTGTGCGAATAATCGGTATAATTGATATAGGATTTCCAATGAGGGAACGTGTGGAAGAAAAGAAAGAATGA
- a CDS encoding DHH family phosphoesterase, whose amino-acid sequence MPNFFKKPTMSGHLWIIYLISLILLGFIWYYQWMLGLMMTLFLAASIFYSVRTEQNMINETEEYISTLSYRVKKVGEEALLEMPIGIVLYSENYMIEWANPYMNKFTEEDTIVGESLKRLSDHLIPCVKDEEDEVWITIAGYKFQTIIKRDERLLYLFDRTQQTEIHNRYENEQTVLSIIFLDNYEEITQGMDDTAKSHINSQVTSILNKWAGDYGIYLKRTSQERFMAVMNQKILYTLEKAKFEILDDVRELITDQNVPLTLSFGIGVGPVSLPELGELAQSSLDLALGRGGDQVAIKDDSGKVRFYGGKTNPMEKRTRVRARVISHAMKELVQASEKVLIMGHKSPDMDSVGASIGILKIAQANDKKAAIVLDPDDIDTGVQRMVEEIEKDEDLWHYFIPPEDALEMVTNETLLVVVDTHKPSMVIEEKLLSKTEHVVVIDHHRRAEEFIADPTLVYMEPYASSTAELVTELLEYQPKKLKLSMLESTALLAGIIVDTKSFTLRTGSRTFDAASYLRSKGADTVQVQKFMKEDLDVYVRRSKLIERASVYRDGIAISTGDRGETYGPVIIAQAADTLLTMSGIVSSFVISERSDGRIGISARSLGDINVQVIMEKMNGGGHLTNAATQLEDTTIEDAKALLQDIIDEYFEGGDTE is encoded by the coding sequence ATGCCGAATTTTTTTAAAAAACCAACGATGAGCGGACACTTGTGGATCATTTATTTGATCTCTCTCATTCTGCTTGGCTTCATCTGGTACTATCAATGGATGCTGGGACTAATGATGACGCTGTTTTTAGCTGCGTCCATCTTTTACAGTGTCCGTACTGAACAGAACATGATCAATGAGACAGAAGAATATATATCGACCTTATCCTACAGGGTGAAAAAAGTCGGCGAAGAAGCCTTGTTGGAAATGCCTATCGGGATAGTTCTTTATAGTGAAAACTATATGATCGAGTGGGCGAATCCTTATATGAATAAGTTCACTGAAGAGGATACGATTGTTGGAGAATCATTAAAACGACTTTCCGATCATCTGATTCCATGTGTGAAAGATGAGGAAGATGAAGTTTGGATCACGATTGCCGGTTATAAATTCCAGACAATCATTAAAAGGGACGAACGTCTGCTTTACTTGTTCGACCGGACGCAGCAGACGGAAATCCACAACCGTTATGAAAATGAACAGACAGTTCTTTCTATTATTTTTCTTGATAACTATGAAGAAATTACCCAGGGCATGGATGATACGGCCAAAAGCCATATCAACTCACAAGTGACCTCCATATTGAACAAGTGGGCGGGGGATTATGGCATTTATTTGAAGCGAACGTCTCAAGAGCGTTTCATGGCGGTCATGAATCAGAAAATCCTGTACACCTTGGAAAAAGCGAAGTTTGAAATTCTTGATGATGTACGTGAATTGATTACAGACCAGAACGTTCCATTGACGTTAAGTTTCGGAATTGGTGTTGGTCCGGTTAGTCTCCCTGAACTTGGAGAATTGGCTCAGTCCAGTCTCGATCTCGCCCTTGGCCGCGGTGGTGATCAGGTTGCCATCAAAGATGATTCAGGAAAAGTCCGCTTCTATGGTGGAAAGACGAATCCGATGGAAAAACGGACACGGGTACGCGCGCGGGTGATCTCCCACGCTATGAAAGAGCTTGTACAGGCAAGTGAAAAGGTATTGATCATGGGACACAAATCCCCGGATATGGACTCTGTCGGTGCGTCAATCGGTATTTTGAAAATTGCCCAGGCGAACGACAAGAAAGCCGCTATTGTGCTCGATCCGGATGATATTGACACCGGCGTTCAGCGCATGGTCGAGGAAATTGAGAAAGACGAAGACCTTTGGCATTATTTCATCCCACCAGAAGATGCTTTAGAGATGGTGACGAATGAGACGTTGCTGGTCGTTGTAGATACGCACAAGCCTTCCATGGTCATCGAGGAGAAGCTCCTTTCCAAAACGGAGCATGTCGTCGTAATCGATCACCACAGACGTGCAGAAGAATTCATCGCTGATCCGACCCTGGTTTATATGGAACCATACGCATCATCGACCGCAGAGCTCGTCACTGAGCTCCTTGAATATCAGCCGAAAAAACTGAAACTTTCGATGCTCGAGTCCACGGCCCTCCTTGCAGGGATTATCGTTGATACAAAAAGTTTCACGCTCCGCACAGGATCACGGACATTCGATGCTGCTTCCTACTTGAGGTCCAAGGGAGCAGATACCGTACAAGTTCAGAAGTTCATGAAAGAAGATTTAGATGTCTATGTACGGAGAAGTAAACTGATTGAACGGGCTTCTGTTTACCGTGATGGTATTGCCATTTCCACCGGGGACCGCGGAGAAACTTACGGACCAGTCATTATTGCGCAGGCTGCGGATACCTTACTGACGATGAGCGGAATCGTTTCTTCGTTCGTTATTTCTGAACGGAGTGATGGAAGGATTGGCATCAGTGCCCGTTCTCTCGGAGATATCAACGTCCAGGTTATCATGGAGAAGATGAACGGCGGCGGGCACTTGACGAACGCAGCCACACAGCTTGAAGATACAACGATTGAAGATGCAAAAGCATTGTTGCAAGATATTATTGATGAGTATTTTGAAGGGGGAGACACAGAATGA
- the dnaB gene encoding replicative DNA helicase, which produces MSEMWNDRTPPHNIEAEQAVLGAVFLEPEAMSTAAEYLLPEDFYRASHQRIFEVMLSLSDKGEPIDLVTVTAALSNNQVLEEVGGVSYLTDIANSVPTAANIQYYTSIVSEKSTLRSLIRTATNIVTTGYSEEEDLEDVLNAAEKDILEVSQRKNSSAFKSIKDVLIDVYDNIEQLHHNDGSTTGIPTGYRDLDHITSGFQRNDLIIIAARPSMGKTAFALNIAQNVAVHTDENVAIFSLEMGADQLVSRMICAEGNIDAQRLRTGQMETEDWNKLTMAMGSLSNAGIYIDDTPGIRVSEIRSKCRRLKQEHGLGMILIDYLQLIQGSANSKENRQQEVSEISRSLKGLARELNVPLIALSQLSRGVESRQDKRPMMSDLRESGSIEQDADIVGFLYRDDYYDQESENQNIIEIILAKQRNGPVGTVSLAFVKEYNKFVDLDHRYSDADVPPA; this is translated from the coding sequence GTGAGTGAAATGTGGAACGATCGGACCCCGCCCCATAATATAGAAGCAGAACAAGCGGTACTCGGTGCGGTCTTTTTAGAACCTGAAGCGATGTCGACAGCTGCTGAATATCTTCTTCCTGAAGATTTTTACCGGGCGAGCCACCAGCGAATATTCGAAGTCATGCTTTCGCTCTCAGATAAAGGAGAGCCTATCGATCTCGTAACGGTAACGGCAGCTCTTTCCAACAATCAGGTGCTTGAGGAAGTGGGAGGAGTATCTTATTTGACGGATATTGCAAACTCTGTCCCGACTGCTGCAAATATCCAGTACTATACAAGTATTGTGAGTGAAAAATCGACTCTTAGAAGTTTAATCCGTACGGCTACGAATATCGTAACCACGGGCTATTCAGAAGAAGAGGATTTAGAGGATGTATTGAACGCTGCAGAAAAAGACATTCTCGAGGTTTCCCAAAGGAAAAATTCCAGTGCTTTCAAAAGCATCAAAGACGTACTGATTGACGTTTATGACAACATTGAACAGCTGCACCACAATGATGGAAGTACGACTGGTATTCCGACGGGGTACCGCGATCTTGATCATATCACCTCTGGTTTCCAACGGAATGATTTGATTATCATCGCTGCCCGGCCGTCCATGGGTAAGACCGCATTTGCTTTGAATATTGCCCAAAACGTAGCGGTCCACACGGATGAGAATGTTGCTATATTTAGTTTGGAGATGGGTGCCGACCAACTTGTCTCCCGTATGATTTGTGCGGAAGGAAACATCGATGCTCAGCGTCTTCGTACAGGACAGATGGAAACAGAGGATTGGAACAAACTGACGATGGCGATGGGGAGTCTATCGAATGCCGGGATTTATATTGATGATACGCCAGGAATCCGGGTCAGTGAGATCCGTTCCAAATGCCGTCGTCTTAAACAGGAACACGGACTTGGTATGATTTTGATTGACTATTTGCAGTTAATTCAAGGTAGCGCCAACTCTAAGGAAAACCGTCAGCAGGAAGTATCAGAAATTTCCCGTTCCTTAAAAGGTTTGGCTCGTGAACTTAATGTTCCGTTGATTGCTTTGTCGCAGCTTTCCCGTGGAGTTGAATCAAGACAGGATAAGCGACCGATGATGTCTGACTTGCGTGAATCCGGTTCAATTGAGCAGGATGCCGATATCGTAGGGTTCCTATACCGTGACGATTACTACGATCAGGAATCTGAAAACCAGAACATTATTGAAATCATCCTAGCTAAGCAACGTAACGGTCCGGTGGGGACAGTCTCTTTAGCCTTTGTGAAAGAATACAACAAATTCGTCGACTTGGACCACCGGTATTCCGATGCCGATGTACCACCAGCTTAG
- the serA gene encoding phosphoglycerate dehydrogenase: MHRVLISDPLSEDGIRPLLEAEDIETVMNPNLSHEQLLEEIGSAEALIVRSQTQVTREVIEHATHLKIIGRAGVGVDNIDLDAATENGIIVVNAPDGNTISTAEHTMAMLMSLARNIPQAYHQLQQKRWERKKFVGVELKDKVLGIVGFGRIGREVAQRAKGHRMKVIAFDPFLNEEKAEKAGVTHGTLEEVLKQADFLTVHTPLIEKTKHLINEEAIAMMKTGARILNCARGGIVEENALYEAVQSGKIAGAALDVFEEEPATEHPLLSLPEVIATPHLGASTIEAQENVATDVSFDVLELLRGGTVKNPVNLPSVSSEMMEKLSPYFKLSERLGAFLSKVVDGTLERVNVYYSGDLLEVDTMPLTRIAVKGILKRHIGERVNDVNAFKTASDKGITVNEQKSTQTKGFTNLITVEIETDQEKRSVAGTLLNGLGARIVQFDQYSIDVVPDGHLVVIRHTDQPGAIGRVGSLLAEHQINIATMQVGRTNEGGEAVMVLTVDKPVDGDCNEKLAQIADIKQVQCLTI; the protein is encoded by the coding sequence ATGCACCGTGTATTGATTAGTGATCCACTGAGTGAAGATGGAATCAGGCCTCTATTGGAGGCGGAAGATATCGAAACCGTCATGAATCCGAACCTATCTCATGAACAGTTATTGGAGGAAATCGGATCGGCAGAAGCGCTCATCGTAAGAAGCCAGACGCAAGTGACAAGAGAAGTCATTGAACACGCGACTCATTTGAAAATCATCGGTCGTGCGGGAGTGGGAGTCGATAACATTGATCTTGATGCGGCAACGGAAAACGGCATCATCGTCGTGAATGCTCCAGATGGGAATACGATCTCTACAGCCGAACACACGATGGCAATGCTTATGTCGTTAGCTCGGAACATCCCGCAAGCCTATCATCAACTTCAACAAAAGCGTTGGGAACGTAAAAAGTTCGTCGGCGTTGAGTTGAAAGATAAAGTGCTTGGCATAGTCGGATTCGGGCGGATTGGTCGCGAAGTTGCCCAGCGTGCCAAAGGTCATCGCATGAAAGTGATCGCCTTCGATCCGTTCTTGAATGAAGAAAAAGCAGAAAAAGCCGGGGTCACTCATGGAACTTTAGAGGAAGTTCTCAAGCAGGCAGACTTCCTGACTGTACACACTCCTCTCATTGAAAAGACGAAGCATCTAATCAATGAAGAGGCTATTGCTATGATGAAGACGGGAGCGCGTATATTGAATTGTGCCCGTGGAGGAATTGTAGAAGAAAATGCGCTTTATGAAGCGGTCCAATCAGGAAAGATCGCTGGTGCTGCGCTTGATGTTTTCGAAGAGGAGCCTGCGACGGAGCATCCGTTGTTATCCTTGCCGGAAGTGATTGCGACCCCTCACCTTGGTGCCAGTACGATTGAAGCTCAGGAAAATGTTGCGACAGACGTCAGCTTTGATGTGTTGGAACTATTGCGCGGAGGAACAGTAAAAAACCCGGTCAACCTGCCTTCTGTGTCTTCAGAAATGATGGAGAAGCTCTCTCCATACTTTAAGCTCTCTGAACGTTTGGGCGCTTTTTTATCAAAAGTGGTAGACGGTACGCTTGAGCGTGTGAATGTCTACTATAGTGGCGATTTGCTTGAAGTTGATACCATGCCACTTACACGGATCGCTGTGAAAGGAATCTTGAAACGTCATATCGGCGAACGTGTGAATGATGTCAATGCGTTTAAAACAGCTTCTGACAAAGGAATTACAGTGAATGAGCAGAAGTCGACCCAAACGAAAGGATTCACAAACTTGATTACCGTCGAAATCGAGACCGATCAAGAAAAGCGCAGCGTCGCCGGTACGTTGCTGAATGGTTTGGGCGCACGTATCGTTCAGTTTGATCAATATTCCATCGACGTTGTTCCAGATGGCCATCTGGTCGTTATTCGTCACACCGACCAGCCGGGTGCGATCGGCCGCGTAGGAAGTTTACTTGCGGAACATCAAATCAACATTGCAACCATGCAGGTTGGACGTACGAACGAAGGTGGAGAAGCCGTCATGGTGCTGACCGTAGACAAACCCGTGGACGGGGACTGTAACGAAAAGCTTGCTCAAATTGCAGATATCAAGCAAGTGCAGTGTTTGACAATTTAA
- a CDS encoding Cof-type HAD-IIB family hydrolase, with product MDMIAIDLDGTLLNSGNEISENNIQAIRRAQSEGVEVVIATGRAAFDVRNLFSDLDLKTWVIAANGATIHRPDGTLFSSIPMEKEDVIEVLAWLEEKGFYYEAIDDEAILTPQNGRELMNIELDRIRSANPNTNLTRLEKAAEKQFSQSGFSHVDSYEEIVDRKRNVYNILTFSFEEEKLQKGWERFKDYPDLTLVSSANHNFEVEHRLASKGNAVKQLAQQLNLSIERTAVIGDSLNDLSMINMAGNSAAMGNAKTEVKEACQFLTKTNDEDGVAHAIDHFLAY from the coding sequence ATGGACATGATCGCCATTGATTTAGACGGGACACTGTTAAATTCGGGGAATGAAATCAGCGAAAACAATATTCAGGCGATTCGTCGTGCACAGTCGGAGGGCGTCGAGGTGGTTATTGCAACGGGAAGGGCAGCATTCGATGTCCGGAACCTGTTCTCCGACCTCGACCTTAAAACATGGGTGATCGCAGCCAATGGGGCTACCATACATCGTCCGGACGGTACGCTTTTTTCATCCATACCTATGGAGAAAGAAGATGTCATTGAAGTTTTAGCATGGCTTGAAGAAAAAGGCTTCTACTATGAAGCCATTGATGATGAAGCTATTTTAACCCCGCAAAATGGCAGGGAGCTTATGAACATTGAGCTTGACCGGATTCGCAGTGCCAATCCGAATACGAATTTGACCAGGCTTGAAAAGGCAGCCGAAAAACAGTTCAGTCAGTCCGGTTTTTCTCATGTAGACTCCTATGAGGAAATCGTTGATAGGAAAAGGAACGTGTACAACATCCTCACCTTCTCCTTTGAAGAGGAAAAACTTCAAAAAGGATGGGAGAGGTTCAAAGACTACCCTGACTTAACCCTTGTAAGCTCTGCCAACCATAACTTTGAAGTGGAACATAGGCTTGCTTCTAAAGGGAATGCCGTTAAGCAATTGGCTCAACAACTGAATCTTTCTATAGAAAGAACAGCAGTAATTGGAGACAGTTTGAATGATTTATCTATGATCAATATGGCAGGAAACAGCGCCGCCATGGGAAATGCCAAAACTGAGGTGAAAGAGGCCTGCCAATTCCTTACGAAAACGAATGACGAAGATGGCGTTGCCCATGCAATCGACCACTTCCTTGCTTATTAG
- a CDS encoding DeoR/GlpR family DNA-binding transcription regulator: MYQEERLIGILQFLKENRRISIDQMCEMFDISRDTARRDLVKLEERKAIVRTRGGAILPRTQTTIQNYSHRLKTVSFEKQQIGSKAASFIRPGDKIILDTSTTVQACANQIRPMDITVITNSIHQAEILSNVESVSIQLLGGFLQKEHQFLYGASVIERLRSYHVDQAFIGVVGISDSGLSIAHEEDGMVKRNMIKQAEQVIVLADHTKFGVTEFFTFAELEDVDVIITDQLPDEEFQQRLQEYHVDLIVTEEEGTNLWT, encoded by the coding sequence ATGTATCAGGAAGAACGTCTGATTGGAATCTTGCAGTTTTTAAAAGAAAACCGAAGGATCTCCATTGATCAAATGTGTGAGATGTTTGATATATCAAGAGATACAGCAAGACGGGACTTAGTAAAGTTAGAGGAAAGAAAAGCGATTGTACGTACTCGCGGGGGAGCCATCCTGCCGCGGACACAAACGACCATTCAAAATTATTCTCACCGATTAAAAACGGTTTCTTTTGAAAAACAGCAGATCGGTAGCAAAGCGGCGTCGTTTATACGCCCAGGGGATAAAATCATTCTGGATACATCCACGACGGTTCAGGCGTGTGCGAATCAAATCCGGCCTATGGACATCACGGTCATTACGAACTCCATTCACCAGGCGGAAATTTTATCAAATGTTGAAAGCGTGTCCATCCAACTGCTTGGCGGTTTTCTCCAAAAGGAGCATCAGTTCCTTTACGGAGCTTCCGTCATCGAACGGTTAAGAAGCTATCATGTGGATCAGGCCTTTATCGGAGTAGTAGGAATTTCTGATTCAGGACTCTCCATTGCCCACGAAGAAGATGGGATGGTCAAACGGAACATGATCAAACAGGCAGAACAAGTCATCGTGCTTGCAGACCATACGAAATTTGGTGTGACAGAGTTTTTTACTTTTGCAGAACTTGAAGATGTGGATGTCATCATAACAGACCAACTTCCTGATGAAGAATTTCAACAGAGATTACAAGAGTATCATGTGGATCTTATTGTTACGGAAGAGGAGGGCACTAATCTATGGACATGA